The proteins below are encoded in one region of Nitrospiraceae bacterium:
- a CDS encoding DUF4864 domain-containing protein, producing MRNKLVILVLLGGVGWWFWGRTLEPVRVICAQLEAIDRANYMQAYDYLSSVAKWQLTANDFEALARATSVVSKNYGSTFLSRNVENNVATISGTLEGLDGQVREVRYTLVKEGNRWLIQSFTWPSPPTAGEIRPGSP from the coding sequence ATGCGAAACAAATTGGTCATACTGGTACTTCTCGGCGGCGTCGGCTGGTGGTTTTGGGGGAGGACTCTGGAACCAGTCCGAGTGATCTGCGCCCAACTCGAAGCGATCGACAGGGCGAACTACATGCAGGCGTACGACTACCTCAGCTCGGTGGCGAAGTGGCAACTGACGGCAAACGATTTCGAGGCTCTCGCTCGGGCAACCAGTGTAGTCTCGAAAAATTATGGGAGCACCTTCCTCTCGCGGAACGTTGAAAATAATGTCGCGACCATCAGCGGCACCCTTGAGGGCTTGGATGGGCAAGTCCGCGAGGTCCGCTATACCTTAGTCAAGGAAGGTAACCGTTGGTTGATTCAAAGCTTCACGTGGCCATCGCCACCGACCGCTGGGGAGATACGGCCAGGGAGTCCATAG
- a CDS encoding carbonic anhydrase, with the protein MPNPTRIRADATRRQILQKMLSGAIVGVATQAGIGLAFPQRSYAQRGLSPEAALHQLLAGNQRMVANQPTSIEHDLVILREHTVDKQEPFAGVLACADSRVPVELIFDQTIGHIFVTRVAGNMVTPEVIAGLEYGVAVLGIKVLVVLGHSGCGAVKAAMNANAAPGQISALYPHLQPAVERSGGNLGKAIEANARVQADLLRTSSPVIRGAIKAGELKVEAAVYDLATGKVTVS; encoded by the coding sequence ATGCCAAATCCAACACGTATTCGTGCAGATGCCACTCGGAGACAAATTCTTCAGAAGATGCTATCAGGCGCGATTGTTGGGGTTGCCACTCAGGCTGGAATCGGGCTGGCTTTTCCTCAAAGGAGTTATGCCCAAAGGGGTCTGAGCCCCGAGGCAGCTCTGCACCAATTACTCGCAGGCAACCAACGGATGGTCGCTAATCAGCCAACATCGATTGAGCACGATCTGGTCATCCTGAGAGAGCACACCGTCGATAAACAAGAGCCCTTTGCGGGAGTACTTGCCTGTGCCGATTCTCGCGTACCTGTGGAACTCATTTTTGATCAAACGATTGGCCACATCTTCGTCACACGAGTAGCCGGGAATATGGTAACGCCCGAGGTTATCGCCGGCCTCGAATATGGAGTTGCGGTCCTTGGGATCAAAGTGCTTGTCGTGCTTGGCCATAGTGGATGTGGGGCAGTAAAGGCAGCGATGAACGCCAACGCGGCACCTGGCCAAATCAGCGCCTTGTACCCGCACCTTCAGCCAGCAGTGGAACGATCTGGCGGTAACCTTGGTAAGGCAATCGAAGCCAATGCACGGGTTCAGGCTGACTTGCTGCGTACTTCCTCTCCAGTCATCCGGGGCGCGATCAAGGCTGGCGAACTGAAAGTGGAAGCTGCTGTCTACGATCTTGCTACCGGCAAAGTTACGGTGAGCTGA